One genomic segment of Accipiter gentilis chromosome 29, bAccGen1.1, whole genome shotgun sequence includes these proteins:
- the LOC126051940 gene encoding LOW QUALITY PROTEIN: zinc finger CCCH domain-containing protein 11A-like (The sequence of the model RefSeq protein was modified relative to this genomic sequence to represent the inferred CDS: deleted 1 base in 1 codon): MSKQGDDCYFYFYSTCDKGDSCSFRHCAAALGSERVCRRWQEGRCFKPTCRLRHMEVDKKRSEIPCYWENQPAGCQKSNCAFHHTKGRYVDGRFFPPSKTTLPSPPEPAEDDVKMAQASLQQNTLSVQSSPTPQLRGVMKVESSEKVPSPTHPQPVVISAADDDEDGFYFGLSEQLSEEGDETKTPVQQPATQARSGSRIISTGKRGADTKQEDNLNFGIKTLEEIKLEKLKEK, translated from the exons atgtccaagcaaggggacgactgttacttctatttctattctacctgtgacaag ggagacagctgttccttccgccactgtgcggctgctctgggaagtgagagagtgtgcaggcggtggcaggagggtcgctgtttcaagcctacctgcagattgagacacatggaagtcgat aaaaagcgcaGTGAGATTCCTTGCTACTGGGAGAATCAACCAGCTGGCTGTCAGAAATCCAACTGCGCGTTCCATCACACGAAAGGACGCTATGTTGATGGGCGCTTCTTCCCgccaagcaaaa ctacgcttccaagtccacctgagcctgcagaagatgatgtgaaaatggctcaggcgtcactgcagcaaaacacactttctgtccagtcaagtcccactccgcagctgaggggggtgatgaaagtggaaagctctgaaaaggtcccaagtcctacacatcct cagccagttgtaatcagtgctgcagatgacgatgaagatgg gttttattttggactttcagagcagctttctgaagaaggagatgaaactaaaacacctgtccagcaaccagcaacacaagcccGTAGTGGATCGCGGATAATTTCTACTGGGAAACGCGgggctgatacaaagcaag